From Ignavibacteria bacterium, one genomic window encodes:
- the fabG gene encoding 3-oxoacyl-[acyl-carrier-protein] reductase — protein sequence MNLKGKRAIVTGGTRGIGKAIVTELAKEGCSVVFTYQNSEEAARQIECEASKDGVKVLGFKADAANFAEAEKTVQFAVESLGGLDILVNNAGITRDGLLMRMSEGDFDAVISANLKSVFNYTKAAVKPMMAQRYGKIVNISSVVALIGNPGQANYVAAKAGVIGLTKSSAKEFSSRNINVNAVAPGFIATDMTAKLNDKQKEAILTGVAIKREGRPEEVAKAVCFLCSADADYITGQVISVDGGMAM from the coding sequence TTGAATCTTAAAGGTAAAAGAGCAATTGTAACCGGCGGTACACGCGGTATCGGAAAGGCAATAGTAACTGAGCTGGCCAAAGAGGGCTGCAGCGTGGTTTTTACCTACCAGAATTCAGAAGAGGCTGCCAGGCAGATTGAATGCGAGGCATCCAAAGACGGTGTAAAAGTATTGGGCTTTAAGGCTGATGCAGCAAATTTTGCGGAAGCTGAAAAGACCGTGCAGTTTGCCGTTGAATCCTTAGGCGGCCTGGACATACTGGTTAACAATGCAGGCATTACGCGCGACGGGCTTTTGATGAGGATGAGCGAAGGTGATTTTGATGCTGTAATCAGTGCTAACCTTAAGAGTGTATTTAACTATACAAAAGCTGCTGTAAAGCCTATGATGGCGCAGCGTTACGGTAAGATTGTAAACATTTCGTCTGTAGTTGCTTTAATAGGCAACCCAGGACAGGCAAATTACGTGGCTGCAAAGGCAGGCGTAATAGGGCTTACAAAGTCGAGTGCAAAGGAATTTTCTTCAAGAAATATAAATGTTAATGCTGTTGCTCCGGGTTTTATTGCTACGGATATGACTGCAAAGCTGAATGATAAGCAGAAGGAAGCAATTCTTACTGGTGTGGCCATTAAAAGAGAAGGGCGCCCCGAAGAGGTTGCAAAGGCGGTATGTTTCTTATGCAGTGCCGATGCTGATTATATAACAGGACAGGTAATTTCCGTTGACGGCGGAATGGCAATGT